The following proteins are co-located in the Halarcobacter sp. genome:
- a CDS encoding YfhL family 4Fe-4S dicluster ferredoxin has product MSLIITDECIACDACREECPNYAIEEGDPIYIIDPDRCTECVGHYEEPACVEVCPVDCIVVDPDNQETMEELQFKYEQLQEEEV; this is encoded by the coding sequence ATGTCTTTAATAATTACAGATGAATGCATAGCATGTGATGCTTGTAGGGAAGAATGCCCAAATTACGCGATAGAAGAGGGTGATCCAATATATATTATTGATCCAGATAGGTGTACAGAATGTGTAGGTCATTATGAAGAACCAGCATGTGTAGAAGTTTGTCCTGTTGACTGTATTGTTGTAGATCCAGACAATCAAGAGACAATGGAAGAGTTACAATTTAAATACGAGCAACTTCAAGAAGAAGAAGTATAA
- a CDS encoding MBOAT family protein yields the protein MLFNSYEFIFVFLPITFFVYYFLLSKRLVVGAKGFLVFASLFFYSWWNPIYLPLILSSMLFNYIVGNSLNDNFKKVKISKKTLLTVGVIANLSLLGYFKYADFFINNLNMVTNGDIELLHLALPLAISFFTFQQIAYLVDSYRGETSEYDFLNYALFVTFFPQLIAGPIVHHKEMMPQFASRWNLVKNYKHIAMGLFIFSIGLFKKVIIADQFAIWATAGFDNALTLELFEAWSTSLSYTFQLYFDFSGYCDMAVGAALLFNIKLPINFNSPYKSLDIQDFWRRWHITLGRFLRDYIYIPLGGNRKGNFQTYNNLMITFVLGGLWHGAGWTFIFWGFLHGAALGIHRFWKSLGFNMPKVLAWFITFNFVNVTWVFFRAKEWEDAIKVLKGMVGLNGIVMSQKYAEKLDFLKEHGVDFGQWLIHINGNKSFTWIAVALIITVFMKNAMQLKDTFKPNIWYLIYSVILICYTVSNMNKLSEFLYFNF from the coding sequence ATGTTATTCAACAGTTACGAGTTTATATTTGTATTTTTACCAATCACGTTTTTTGTATATTACTTTTTGCTAAGTAAAAGATTAGTTGTAGGAGCAAAAGGTTTTTTAGTATTTGCAAGTTTGTTTTTCTATAGCTGGTGGAATCCAATATACTTACCCTTAATATTAAGCTCAATGTTGTTTAATTATATAGTGGGGAACTCTTTAAATGATAACTTTAAAAAAGTAAAAATATCAAAAAAAACTTTATTAACTGTAGGTGTAATAGCAAACTTGTCTTTGCTAGGATATTTTAAATATGCAGACTTTTTTATAAATAACCTAAATATGGTAACTAATGGAGATATAGAACTTCTTCATCTAGCTTTACCTTTAGCAATCTCTTTTTTTACTTTCCAACAAATAGCATATTTAGTAGATAGTTATAGAGGTGAAACTAGCGAATATGATTTCCTAAACTACGCATTGTTCGTAACCTTTTTCCCTCAATTAATAGCAGGACCTATTGTGCACCATAAAGAGATGATGCCACAATTTGCAAGTAGATGGAATCTTGTAAAAAACTATAAACATATAGCAATGGGCTTGTTTATTTTTTCAATAGGATTGTTTAAAAAAGTTATAATAGCAGATCAGTTTGCAATCTGGGCAACAGCAGGATTTGATAATGCTTTAACCTTAGAATTATTTGAAGCTTGGTCAACTTCACTTTCATATACTTTTCAACTATATTTTGACTTTAGTGGATACTGTGATATGGCAGTTGGGGCTGCATTACTTTTTAATATCAAACTTCCAATAAACTTTAATTCACCATATAAGTCTTTAGATATTCAAGATTTCTGGAGAAGATGGCATATCACTTTAGGAAGATTTTTAAGAGATTATATTTATATTCCTTTAGGTGGGAATAGAAAAGGAAATTTTCAAACATATAATAACCTGATGATAACATTCGTATTAGGTGGACTTTGGCATGGAGCAGGATGGACTTTTATTTTTTGGGGATTCCTTCATGGAGCAGCCTTAGGTATACATAGATTCTGGAAAAGTTTAGGATTTAATATGCCAAAAGTATTGGCATGGTTCATTACTTTTAACTTTGTAAATGTTACATGGGTATTTTTTAGAGCAAAAGAATGGGAAGATGCAATAAAAGTTTTAAAAGGTATGGTTGGATTAAATGGAATTGTGATGTCTCAAAAATATGCTGAAAAGCTAGACTTTTTAAAAGAGCATGGAGTAGACTTTGGGCAATGGCTAATTCACATAAATGGAAATAAAAGTTTTACTTGGATCGCTGTTGCACTTATTATTACTGTATTTATGAAAAATGCAATGCAATTAAAAGATACATTTAAACCAAATATCTGGTATTTAATTTACAGTGTTATTTTAATTTGTTATACAGTTTCAAATATGAATAAACTATCTGAATTTTTATACTTTAACTTCTAG
- a CDS encoding Ppx/GppA phosphatase family protein produces MAKITTIIDIGSNSMRMVVLEKSSRFAFNLINETRSRVKISEGCYDNFGNLQDAALQRAFNSLQSFLNISKALKSRKIICVATSALRDAPNAKVFINKVKNELGLNIKVIDGVKEAYYGGMAALNLIHGDEFVTVDIGGGSTEFAFIKNRKIEKCISLNIGTVRLNELFFRKDDFDGAREYVLEKLKEVISCGHEIPSTVVGIGGTIRALSRVIMSKNNYPLDILHGYSYSVDLNKYIYDAILGAKDNDALKYLGVKKDRYDTIKEGTFIFKTILDELQTKRVITSGAGVREGVYLSDLLRNNNNVFPANFNISVKSLLDRFQIDEKQSAYLGRNAGAIFDVLQPMHNLPEKYRLLLVIASKVHSIGNSLNFYKSNDNTFDFIINGLNYDFLHSSRVVVAHTIKFSKKSLPKRKDLKEYEQLLPDIEVMQWLSFMISLNLLINQDLSCPKVEYTLKENKLKISLEQTIFMIENEIEKIETPKNLKVKICYEDCNS; encoded by the coding sequence ATGGCTAAAATAACAACTATTATAGACATTGGGTCTAACTCAATGCGTATGGTTGTTTTAGAAAAGAGTAGTAGATTTGCTTTTAACTTGATTAATGAAACACGTAGTCGTGTTAAAATTTCTGAAGGTTGTTATGATAACTTTGGTAACCTTCAAGATGCTGCTTTGCAAAGAGCATTTAATTCTTTGCAATCTTTTTTAAATATCTCCAAAGCATTAAAATCCAGAAAAATTATATGTGTTGCCACTTCAGCATTAAGAGATGCTCCAAATGCAAAAGTTTTTATTAATAAAGTAAAAAATGAATTAGGCTTAAATATAAAAGTTATTGATGGAGTAAAAGAGGCTTATTATGGTGGTATGGCTGCTTTAAATTTGATTCATGGAGATGAATTCGTTACTGTTGATATCGGTGGTGGTTCTACAGAGTTTGCTTTTATTAAAAATAGAAAAATAGAAAAATGTATTTCTTTAAATATAGGTACTGTTAGGCTTAATGAATTGTTTTTTAGAAAAGATGATTTTGATGGTGCAAGAGAGTATGTATTAGAAAAGTTAAAAGAGGTTATATCTTGTGGTCATGAGATTCCTAGTACAGTTGTAGGAATAGGTGGGACAATAAGAGCCTTAAGTAGGGTAATAATGTCTAAAAACAATTATCCTCTTGATATTTTACATGGCTACAGTTATAGTGTAGATTTAAATAAATATATTTATGATGCAATATTAGGTGCAAAAGATAATGATGCTTTAAAATATTTAGGTGTAAAAAAAGATAGATATGACACAATAAAAGAGGGAACTTTTATTTTTAAAACTATTTTAGATGAATTACAAACAAAAAGGGTAATCACATCTGGAGCTGGTGTTAGAGAAGGGGTTTATTTAAGTGATTTATTAAGAAATAATAACAATGTTTTTCCAGCAAATTTTAATATTAGTGTAAAAAGTTTATTAGATAGATTTCAAATTGATGAAAAACAAAGTGCTTATTTAGGAAGAAATGCAGGGGCTATTTTTGATGTATTACAACCCATGCACAATTTACCAGAAAAATATAGATTACTTTTAGTAATAGCTTCAAAGGTTCATTCTATAGGAAACTCTTTAAACTTTTATAAGTCAAATGATAATACTTTTGATTTTATAATCAATGGTTTAAATTATGACTTTTTACATTCATCAAGAGTTGTTGTCGCACATACTATAAAATTTTCGAAAAAGTCTTTACCTAAAAGAAAAGATTTAAAAGAGTATGAACAATTACTTCCTGATATTGAAGTGATGCAATGGCTATCTTTTATGATATCTTTGAACCTTTTAATAAATCAAGATTTATCTTGTCCTAAAGTAGAGTATACTTTAAAAGAAAATAAACTAAAAATATCTTTAGAACAAACTATATTTATGATTGAAAATGAAATAGAAAAGATAGAAACACCTAAAAACTTAAAGGTTAAAATTTGTTATGAAGATTGCAATAGTTAA
- a CDS encoding lipid A biosynthesis lauroyl acyltransferase, with protein MKDYLIYILYKLFRGFVLFLPKGFMKIVLNLLAKLAYLLDKKHRKYAKINLDLVYENKISEERKEEIIKNSYYNLVFNLYEQIENNNLDLEELEKKITLENEDIITDALKENKNIILISAHYGNWEYITSYISLKYAPTTMVGRPLNNKYLNDDLRQSRESHNSEMLDKKGSAKGLIKALKNGRIIGLAIDQHVPVNKGEKIKFLGHDAVQTDSSTRIAIKTGALIIPVFFIKDDFRKYTIKFCEAIDPLKYDNDVNKITQLQADAMSNQILEKPDDWFWQHRRWKDIYLGIYSK; from the coding sequence TTGAAAGACTACTTAATTTATATTTTATATAAGTTGTTTAGAGGGTTTGTATTATTTTTACCAAAAGGTTTTATGAAAATTGTTTTAAACCTTTTAGCTAAACTAGCTTATTTATTAGATAAAAAACATAGAAAATATGCAAAAATAAATTTAGATTTAGTATATGAAAATAAAATTTCAGAAGAAAGAAAAGAAGAAATTATAAAAAACTCTTATTATAATTTAGTTTTTAATCTTTATGAACAAATAGAAAACAATAATTTAGATTTAGAAGAATTAGAAAAGAAAATCACACTTGAAAATGAAGATATAATTACTGATGCATTAAAAGAGAATAAAAATATTATCCTTATCTCTGCACATTATGGTAATTGGGAATATATAACCTCTTATATTTCACTAAAATATGCACCAACTACAATGGTTGGAAGACCGTTAAATAACAAATATCTAAATGATGATTTAAGGCAATCAAGAGAGAGTCATAATAGTGAAATGCTTGATAAAAAAGGTTCTGCAAAGGGATTGATAAAAGCTTTAAAAAATGGAAGAATAATTGGTTTAGCAATAGACCAACATGTACCTGTAAATAAAGGTGAAAAAATCAAATTTTTAGGACATGATGCTGTTCAAACAGATTCTTCAACTAGAATTGCAATAAAAACTGGTGCTTTAATTATTCCAGTATTTTTTATAAAAGATGATTTCAGAAAATATACTATTAAGTTTTGTGAAGCAATTGATCCTTTAAAATATGACAATGATGTTAATAAAATCACCCAATTACAAGCTGATGCTATGTCAAATCAAATTTTAGAAAAACCAGACGATTGGTTTTGGCAACATAGACGTTGGAAAGATATTTATTTGGGGATTTATTCAAAATAA
- a CDS encoding glutamate synthase subunit beta, producing the protein MLNFTKFERINPEKRDVLQRLKDYNEVYQVFGKHRAREQSDRCMQCGDPYCHTGCPLHNFIPAWLKQTAEKNMELAFALSNETSPFPEILGRICPQDVLCEGACSLNTGHGAISIGAIETHLNERAFENGLKPKFTQSKAGKKVAIIGSGPSGISAATFLLRKGIDVEMFERDDRAGGLLMYGIPGFKLDKTTVDRRINWLLEAGMKLHLNCEIGKDKSIKELEEEFDAIYLGIGAKQGRFPKIDGEDASNTYLAMQFLTGIQKRNLGKKDSEFIDVKDKRVVVIGGGDTAMDCVRSSVREGAATVKCLYRRDEANMPGSKKEVVNSKEEGVEFIFNVSPNKVIKDGDLATGIELLETALSEPDESGRQRVTIVEGSEFVEEADIIIFALGFSPEAPKFLNELNVEINSWGGVVTQNYQTSNKKVYAGGDCQRGAHLAVTAAADGREAAKEIAKAIL; encoded by the coding sequence ATGTTAAATTTTACAAAATTTGAAAGAATAAACCCTGAAAAAAGAGATGTTTTACAAAGATTAAAAGATTATAATGAAGTGTATCAAGTATTTGGAAAACATAGAGCTAGAGAGCAATCAGATAGATGTATGCAATGTGGAGATCCATATTGTCATACAGGTTGTCCATTACATAATTTTATTCCAGCATGGTTAAAACAAACTGCTGAAAAAAATATGGAATTAGCTTTTGCTTTATCAAATGAAACATCTCCTTTCCCTGAAATTTTAGGAAGAATTTGTCCTCAAGATGTACTTTGTGAAGGTGCATGTTCTTTAAATACAGGACATGGTGCAATATCAATTGGTGCAATTGAAACCCATCTAAATGAAAGAGCTTTTGAGAATGGATTAAAACCAAAATTTACTCAATCAAAAGCTGGTAAAAAAGTAGCAATTATTGGTTCTGGACCTTCTGGGATATCTGCTGCAACTTTCCTTTTACGAAAAGGTATAGATGTAGAGATGTTTGAACGAGATGATAGAGCTGGTGGTCTTTTAATGTATGGAATTCCTGGTTTTAAACTTGATAAAACAACAGTTGATAGAAGAATTAATTGGTTACTTGAAGCTGGTATGAAATTACATTTAAATTGTGAAATTGGAAAAGATAAATCAATTAAAGAGCTTGAAGAAGAGTTTGATGCAATCTATTTAGGTATTGGTGCAAAACAAGGTAGATTTCCAAAGATTGATGGTGAAGATGCATCTAATACATATTTAGCAATGCAATTTTTAACAGGTATTCAAAAAAGAAACCTTGGAAAGAAAGATAGCGAATTTATTGATGTAAAAGATAAAAGAGTTGTTGTTATTGGTGGTGGAGATACAGCAATGGACTGTGTAAGATCATCAGTTAGAGAAGGTGCTGCAACAGTAAAATGTCTTTACAGAAGAGATGAAGCAAATATGCCAGGATCTAAAAAAGAGGTTGTTAACTCAAAAGAAGAGGGTGTAGAGTTTATTTTTAATGTTAGCCCTAATAAAGTGATAAAAGATGGTGACTTAGCAACAGGTATTGAATTACTTGAAACTGCTTTAAGTGAGCCTGATGAATCTGGAAGACAAAGAGTTACTATTGTAGAAGGAAGTGAATTTGTAGAAGAAGCAGATATCATTATCTTTGCACTAGGTTTCTCTCCTGAAGCTCCAAAATTTTTAAATGAGTTAAATGTAGAAATAAATTCATGGGGTGGTGTAGTTACACAAAACTATCAAACTTCAAATAAAAAAGTTTATGCTGGTGGTGACTGTCAAAGAGGTGCACACTTAGCAGTAACTGCCGCTGCTGATGGTAGAGAGGCAGCAAAAGAGATTGCAAAAGCAATATTATAA
- a CDS encoding O-antigen ligase family protein — protein MFVNEIISYGIFFDLWSTGIPKSNSFNPVPFQLSGIHISYSVFIAFTILLSLYKFKHISNKYIKLVFLIFLITMSMNLFISIGRTGQFSLLLTLIILIFIYYYKNIKKVVFLIISLFSLFIFAYYNINTFNIRINQGIDDIKNVIYNHDIKHSSVGDRLLAYHAIIYIFEPKNILFGVGIGDKEEYVKKRLHENKYPYKQIKSFWEYGRLHNMYLEILISNGIIGLFLLLFLFYSLFKIKIKNTFIKYISYITSLVFLFVAFSCDIFFFYELMLLFGLFISIVIVQYNHEQKIYNKNI, from the coding sequence ATGTTTGTTAATGAGATTATATCTTATGGGATTTTTTTTGATTTATGGAGTACAGGGATTCCTAAAAGTAATTCTTTTAATCCTGTACCATTTCAGTTAAGTGGGATTCATATTAGTTATAGTGTTTTTATAGCTTTTACAATTTTATTATCCTTATATAAGTTTAAACATATTTCTAATAAATATATTAAATTAGTTTTTTTGATTTTTTTAATTACAATGAGTATGAATTTATTTATTTCTATTGGACGTACTGGACAGTTTTCACTTCTTTTGACATTAATTATTTTAATTTTTATTTATTATTATAAAAATATTAAAAAAGTTGTATTCTTAATTATATCTTTGTTTTCACTATTTATATTTGCTTATTACAATATTAATACTTTTAATATAAGAATTAATCAAGGTATTGATGATATTAAAAATGTTATTTATAATCATGATATTAAACACTCAAGTGTAGGTGATAGATTGTTAGCATATCACGCAATTATTTATATTTTTGAGCCAAAAAATATATTATTTGGTGTGGGTATTGGAGATAAAGAAGAATATGTTAAAAAAAGACTTCATGAGAATAAATATCCCTATAAACAAATAAAAAGTTTTTGGGAATATGGGAGGCTACATAATATGTATTTAGAAATATTGATTTCAAATGGAATAATAGGATTATTTTTGTTACTTTTTCTTTTTTATTCACTTTTTAAAATTAAAATTAAAAATACATTTATTAAGTATATATCTTATATTACAAGTTTAGTTTTTTTATTTGTTGCTTTTTCTTGTGATATTTTTTTCTTTTATGAATTAATGTTACTTTTTGGTTTATTTATTTCAATAGTAATTGTTCAGTATAATCACGAACAAAAAATTTATAATAAAAATATATAA
- the waaC gene encoding lipopolysaccharide heptosyltransferase I — protein sequence MKIAIVKLSAMGDIVHAMVALQFIKKHNPNIQIDWFVEKAFFQVLENNPDIDNIYSLNLKAIKKDKKQLFSQIKQVKTYSKKTYDLVIDAQGLIKSAIVSKLLGKRVAGFSKDSIREKAASYFYKNKVSIAYDENTIDRNAKVLSKPLGFEILESDILDMKPFLYYKDEDKIIYEYLKDDKKNIIFVIGSTWESRNYPKEKFLNIANSLKANCLVVWGNEEEKEKATWLEENSKYIKALPKINLNTLKALISKCDLLIGNDTGPTHMAWALCKPSITIFGPTPINRVYQTSINKVVKSSSKVNHYKLNKNDFSIKDIDENIIIEIARKLLN from the coding sequence ATGAAGATTGCAATAGTTAAACTTTCTGCAATGGGAGACATAGTTCATGCTATGGTTGCCTTGCAGTTTATTAAAAAACATAATCCTAATATTCAAATAGATTGGTTTGTTGAAAAAGCTTTTTTTCAAGTTTTAGAAAATAATCCTGATATAGATAATATATATTCTTTAAATCTTAAAGCAATTAAAAAAGATAAAAAACAACTTTTTTCACAGATTAAGCAAGTAAAAACATATTCTAAAAAAACTTATGACTTAGTAATAGATGCTCAAGGCTTAATCAAATCAGCAATAGTATCTAAACTTTTAGGAAAAAGGGTTGCGGGATTTAGTAAAGACTCAATTAGAGAAAAAGCAGCATCTTATTTTTATAAAAACAAAGTTTCAATTGCTTATGATGAAAATACAATAGACAGAAATGCAAAAGTCTTATCAAAACCTTTAGGATTTGAAATATTAGAATCAGATATTTTAGATATGAAACCATTTTTATATTATAAAGATGAAGATAAAATTATCTATGAGTATTTAAAAGATGATAAAAAAAATATAATATTTGTTATTGGTTCTACTTGGGAGAGTAGAAACTATCCTAAAGAGAAATTTTTAAATATAGCAAATAGTTTAAAAGCTAATTGTTTAGTTGTCTGGGGAAATGAAGAAGAGAAAGAAAAAGCAACTTGGCTTGAAGAAAACAGTAAATATATAAAAGCATTGCCAAAAATAAATTTAAATACTTTAAAGGCACTTATCTCCAAATGTGATCTTTTAATAGGAAATGATACTGGTCCTACACATATGGCTTGGGCTTTATGTAAACCTTCAATTACTATTTTTGGACCAACCCCAATAAATAGAGTTTATCAAACATCAATAAATAAAGTGGTAAAATCATCATCTAAGGTAAATCACTATAAATTAAACAAAAATGATTTCTCTATTAAAGATATAGATGAAAATATCATTATTGAGATTGCAAGGAAACTTTTAAATTGA